In one window of Ferriphaselus amnicola DNA:
- the odhB gene encoding 2-oxoglutarate dehydrogenase complex dihydrolipoyllysine-residue succinyltransferase codes for MQVEIKVPQLSESVSEATLLAWHKQAGDAVAEGENLIDVETDKVVLELPAIKFGVLTKILKKEGDLVTSGEVIGLIDTEAQASAAPAQAAAVAPVLPPAARKLAHEAGVDVSNIEGSGRGGRITKDDVKAVIEKQPAAAPAPQAASGGRIEQRVPMTRIRQRIAERLLQSQANAAILTTFNEVNMQPVIDLRNRYKDAFEKKHGVKLGFSSFFVKAAVLALQKFPVVNASVDGTDVIYHGYYDIGVAIGSERGLVVPIIRDADKLSYADIERQIVDFGARAKEGKLTLDELSGGTFSISNGGVFGSMLSTPIINPPQSAILGIHATKDRPVVENGQIVIRPINYLAVSYDHRIIDGREAVQFLGTIKEALEFPGRALLDL; via the coding sequence ATGCCGTCGCCGAAGGCGAGAACCTCATCGATGTCGAGACCGACAAAGTGGTGCTGGAGTTGCCCGCCATCAAATTCGGCGTGCTGACGAAGATACTCAAAAAAGAAGGCGATCTGGTCACCAGTGGCGAAGTCATTGGCTTGATCGACACCGAGGCGCAAGCCAGCGCGGCTCCTGCGCAAGCGGCGGCTGTCGCTCCGGTGTTGCCGCCCGCCGCCCGCAAGCTGGCGCATGAGGCTGGGGTGGATGTTTCCAACATCGAAGGCAGCGGTCGAGGCGGTCGCATCACCAAAGACGACGTGAAGGCGGTCATCGAGAAACAGCCCGCTGCTGCGCCTGCGCCGCAAGCCGCTTCGGGTGGCCGCATTGAACAGCGCGTCCCGATGACCCGCATCCGTCAGCGCATCGCCGAACGTCTGCTGCAATCGCAGGCCAATGCCGCCATCCTCACCACTTTCAACGAAGTCAACATGCAGCCGGTGATCGACCTGCGCAACCGCTACAAGGATGCGTTCGAGAAGAAACACGGCGTGAAGCTGGGCTTCAGCTCGTTCTTCGTCAAGGCGGCGGTGCTGGCTTTGCAGAAATTCCCGGTCGTCAACGCCTCGGTGGATGGCACCGATGTGATCTACCACGGCTACTACGACATCGGCGTGGCCATCGGCAGCGAGCGCGGCTTGGTCGTGCCCATCATCCGTGACGCGGATAAGCTATCGTATGCCGACATCGAGCGCCAGATCGTCGATTTCGGCGCGCGCGCCAAGGAAGGCAAGCTCACGCTAGACGAACTCTCCGGCGGCACCTTCTCCATCTCCAACGGCGGCGTGTTCGGCTCCATGCTCTCCACCCCCATCATCAACCCGCCGCAAAGCGCCATCCTCGGCATCCACGCCACCAAAGATCGCCCCGTAGTCGAGAACGGCCAGATCGTCATCCGCCCAATCAACTACCTCGCCGTCTCCTACGACCATCGAATTATTGATGGGCGCGAAGCCGTGCAGTTCTTGGGCACGATCAAGGAAGCGTTGGAGTTCCCGGGTAGGGCGTTGCTAGATTTGTAA
- the gloB gene encoding hydroxyacylglutathione hydrolase → MSLTITPLPAFRDNYIWTLHDERYAVVVDPGDAAPVLAFLKARQLELVAILVTHHHHDHTDGIADLLAAIPVCVVYGPRHETIAGVSHPVSENEVIEIPALDLSLTVWDIPGHTRGHIAYLGADGVFCGDTLFGAGCGRLFEGSYAQLHHALNRLAALPAETRVYCTHEYTEANVRFALACEPDNPDIRRRQIATAALRAAGQPSLPSTIALENASNPFLRCAVPAVIQHAEAHAGHILSDELAVFTALRQWRNNF, encoded by the coding sequence ATGAGCCTCACCATCACGCCCCTGCCCGCTTTCCGCGACAACTACATTTGGACATTGCACGATGAGCGATACGCCGTTGTCGTCGATCCCGGCGATGCAGCGCCCGTGCTGGCCTTCCTGAAAGCGCGGCAACTGGAGCTCGTCGCCATTCTGGTCACACATCACCACCACGACCACACCGACGGCATCGCCGATCTGCTCGCCGCCATTCCCGTCTGCGTGGTGTACGGCCCGCGCCACGAAACCATCGCCGGTGTCAGCCATCCGGTAAGTGAGAACGAGGTCATCGAAATACCCGCATTGGATCTGAGCCTCACCGTGTGGGACATCCCCGGCCACACGCGCGGCCACATCGCCTATCTAGGCGCAGACGGCGTATTTTGCGGCGACACGCTGTTTGGCGCGGGCTGCGGCAGGCTATTCGAAGGTAGCTACGCCCAGCTCCACCACGCGCTGAACCGACTGGCCGCCCTGCCCGCCGAGACGCGCGTCTATTGCACCCACGAATACACGGAAGCCAACGTGCGCTTCGCCCTCGCCTGCGAACCGGACAATCCCGACATCCGCCGACGGCAGATCGCGACTGCCGCCCTGCGCGCCGCCGGCCAGCCCAGCCTGCCCTCGACCATCGCTCTGGAGAACGCCAGCAACCCCTTCCTGCGCTGCGCCGTCCCTGCCGTCATTCAACACGCCGAGGCACACGCCGGACACATCCTCTCGGACGAACTCGCTGTATTCACCGCATTACGGCAATGGCGGAACAACTTCTAG
- a CDS encoding sodium:solute symporter family protein — protein sequence MSDANQANFVARLRRYYSHYAGGFIGFVVMLAILEQMGVPNKVLGYIFLGATVLMYAGIGILSRTSNLTEYYVAGRRVPALFNGMATAADWMSAASFIGLAGTLYLSGYDGLAFVMGWTGGFCLVAFLLAPYLRRFGQYSIPDFLGERYGGNLPRAIGVFAAILCSFTYVIAQIYGVGLIVSRFTGLDFGIGVFVGLGSILLCSFLGGMRAVTWTQVAQYVIIIVAYLIPVVWLSVTHTGNPVPQIAYSYALQQVTAREQVLNDPTTPEGAREAEVRTIHRQTQSAAEDRLRALDAGGKEYLAMERRRLEQHIDQLKLASPLDTEALAEARRKLAEFPPDIAAARSTWRAAAESARAKAAPITAHAEPFAGASEEARDAKRNNFLALVLCLMVGTAALPHLLMRYYTTPSVQETRVSVFWSLLFISILYITAPALAVLAKYDVYTLLVGSSFSELPGWVSAWASVDKSLMNINDLNHDGTVQLAEISIGGDLIMLATPEIAGLPYVVTALVAAGGLAAALSTADGLMLTIANALSHDVYFKMVDPSASPKRRLIISKGLLLIVALCAAYVTSLKPGDILLLVGAAFSLAASAFFPALVAGIFWKRANRSGAVLGMTMGLLVCVGYMLATYPLFGINAALWWGINPISAGIFGMPAGIAGVVIGSLLTAAPDQCMRDWVDALRSPEND from the coding sequence ATGTCTGACGCAAACCAAGCCAACTTCGTGGCGCGACTCCGCCGCTATTATTCGCACTACGCGGGCGGCTTCATCGGTTTTGTGGTGATGCTCGCCATCCTCGAACAGATGGGTGTACCCAACAAAGTGTTGGGCTATATCTTCCTCGGTGCGACAGTGTTGATGTATGCGGGTATCGGCATCTTGTCGCGCACCTCCAACCTCACCGAATACTACGTCGCCGGACGGCGCGTGCCCGCGCTGTTCAACGGAATGGCGACAGCAGCGGATTGGATGTCGGCGGCGAGTTTCATCGGGCTGGCGGGTACCTTGTATCTTTCCGGCTACGACGGGCTGGCCTTCGTGATGGGCTGGACGGGCGGCTTTTGCCTAGTCGCCTTCCTGCTCGCGCCCTATCTGCGCCGCTTCGGCCAGTACTCCATTCCCGATTTCCTCGGTGAACGCTACGGAGGCAATCTGCCACGCGCCATCGGCGTATTCGCCGCCATTCTGTGCTCGTTCACCTACGTCATCGCCCAGATCTACGGCGTGGGGCTGATCGTCAGCCGTTTTACCGGGCTGGATTTCGGCATCGGCGTATTTGTCGGGCTGGGCAGCATTCTGCTGTGCTCCTTCCTCGGCGGGATGCGCGCCGTGACTTGGACGCAAGTGGCGCAATACGTCATCATCATCGTGGCTTATCTCATTCCGGTGGTGTGGCTGTCGGTCACGCACACTGGCAATCCAGTACCGCAGATCGCGTACAGCTACGCGCTGCAACAAGTCACGGCGCGCGAACAGGTGCTGAACGATCCAACCACGCCGGAAGGCGCACGCGAAGCGGAGGTGCGGACTATCCACCGGCAGACTCAGTCCGCAGCGGAAGACCGCTTGCGCGCGCTCGATGCAGGCGGCAAAGAATATCTGGCAATGGAGCGTCGTCGATTGGAGCAGCACATCGACCAACTCAAGCTCGCTTCCCCCCTCGATACGGAAGCACTAGCTGAAGCGCGCCGCAAGCTCGCCGAATTCCCTCCTGACATCGCCGCCGCCCGCAGTACTTGGCGCGCCGCTGCCGAATCCGCCCGAGCTAAAGCCGCGCCCATCACCGCACATGCCGAACCGTTTGCCGGAGCTAGCGAAGAGGCACGCGACGCCAAGCGCAACAATTTCCTCGCGCTAGTGTTGTGCCTGATGGTCGGCACCGCCGCCCTGCCCCATTTGCTGATGCGCTACTACACCACGCCTTCGGTGCAAGAGACCCGCGTCTCGGTGTTTTGGTCGTTGCTGTTCATCTCCATCCTGTACATCACCGCGCCCGCGCTGGCCGTGCTGGCCAAGTACGATGTCTATACCTTGCTGGTCGGTTCCAGTTTTTCCGAACTGCCCGGCTGGGTCTCAGCGTGGGCCTCGGTGGACAAGAGCCTGATGAACATCAACGACCTCAACCATGACGGCACGGTACAACTGGCCGAGATCAGCATCGGCGGTGACCTCATCATGCTGGCGACGCCCGAGATCGCCGGATTGCCTTACGTGGTGACGGCGCTGGTGGCGGCAGGCGGATTGGCGGCGGCGCTCTCCACTGCCGACGGGCTGATGCTGACCATCGCCAATGCACTCTCGCACGACGTGTATTTCAAGATGGTCGATCCCAGCGCCTCACCCAAACGTCGGCTGATCATCTCCAAAGGATTGTTGCTCATCGTCGCCCTGTGCGCGGCTTACGTCACCTCGCTCAAGCCGGGCGACATCCTGCTACTGGTCGGCGCGGCATTCTCTCTGGCTGCTTCGGCTTTCTTTCCTGCACTGGTGGCAGGCATCTTCTGGAAACGGGCCAACCGCAGCGGCGCGGTGCTGGGCATGACGATGGGCTTGCTGGTATGCGTAGGCTACATGCTCGCCACTTACCCACTGTTTGGCATTAACGCAGCGCTGTGGTGGGGCATCAATCCAATCTCGGCGGGCATCTTCGGGATGCCGGCGGGCATCGCTGGCGTGGTCATCGGCAGCCTGCTGACTGCCGCGCCGGATCAGTGCATGCGCGATTGGGTGGATGCCCTCCGCAGCCCCGAAAACGACTAG
- the ppsA gene encoding phosphoenolpyruvate synthase, producing the protein MVAYIIPFQSLSMANLPEVGGKNASLGEMIATLSSSGVCVPGGFATTAQAYRDFLAHDGLDQRIAQRLANLNVADVTALSDAGKQIRSWIISAPLPPRLEAEIREHYAHLAGSDEGSFAVRSSATAEDLPDASFAGQQETFLNIHGIANILQAIRAVFASLYNDRAISYRVHKGFKHAEVALSAGIQRMVRSDLGSSGVMFTLDTESGFRDAVFITSAYGLGEMVVQGEVNPDEFYVHKPQLAAGFPALIRRSLGSKQQRMVFDEQRSTSRSTRIEPVPAAEQSRFSLSDEDVLQLARYAVAIEQHYGRPMDIEWGKDGLDGQLYILQARPETVKSVMLRGGAEKYVLKQRGNVLIEGRAIGQKIGSGKVRIVAHAAEMDKVRAGDILVTDMTDPDWEPVMKKAAAIVTNRGGRTCHAAIIARELGIPAIVGCGHATDMLKDGESVTVSCVEGDTGYVYDGELPFEIVAQSNAELPTIPVKLMLNVGNPTLAFEFAQLPSAGVGLARLEFIINNLIGIHPKAVLNFNALSSELQSAVTERAAGYSSPEEFYVEKITEGVATLAAAFWPKPVIVRLSDFKSNEYRKLLGGEGYEPVEENPMIGFRGAGRYVAADFADCFELECRAMKRVREKLGYTNVEVMIPFVRTVGEAREVVATLEHHGLKRGEHGLRLIMMCEIPSNALLAEDFLQYFDGFSIGSNDLTQLTLGLDRDSSLVADRFDERDPAVKALLLMAISTCNRLGKYVGICGQGPSDHFDFAQWLMEIGIQTMSLNPDTLVDTWRRLAEHGKSR; encoded by the coding sequence ATGGTTGCGTACATCATTCCATTCCAGTCCCTGAGCATGGCCAATCTGCCCGAAGTAGGCGGCAAGAACGCTTCACTGGGCGAGATGATCGCCACGCTGAGTTCGTCCGGCGTATGCGTTCCCGGCGGCTTCGCGACGACGGCTCAGGCATATCGCGACTTTCTGGCTCACGACGGGCTGGATCAGCGTATCGCTCAACGATTGGCGAACCTGAATGTAGCCGACGTGACCGCACTATCAGATGCGGGAAAGCAGATACGCAGCTGGATCATCAGCGCACCACTGCCGCCGCGCCTGGAGGCGGAGATACGCGAGCATTACGCACATCTCGCGGGCTCGGACGAAGGCAGTTTCGCCGTACGTTCCTCGGCCACGGCAGAGGACTTACCCGATGCCTCCTTTGCCGGCCAGCAAGAGACTTTTCTGAACATCCACGGCATCGCCAACATCCTGCAAGCGATCCGCGCCGTATTCGCCTCGCTTTACAACGACCGAGCCATCTCCTACCGCGTCCACAAGGGGTTCAAACATGCCGAGGTCGCGCTATCGGCGGGCATCCAGCGCATGGTGCGCTCCGATCTGGGCAGCTCGGGCGTGATGTTCACGCTGGACACCGAGTCCGGTTTCCGCGACGCGGTATTCATCACGTCGGCCTATGGCTTAGGCGAGATGGTAGTGCAAGGCGAAGTGAACCCCGACGAGTTCTACGTCCACAAGCCGCAACTGGCGGCGGGATTCCCTGCGCTGATCCGCCGCAGTCTAGGCTCCAAGCAACAGCGCATGGTATTCGACGAGCAGCGCTCCACCAGTCGCTCCACCCGTATCGAGCCCGTACCGGCAGCCGAACAGTCGCGCTTTTCCCTGAGCGATGAGGACGTGCTGCAACTGGCGCGCTACGCTGTCGCCATCGAGCAGCATTACGGTCGCCCGATGGACATCGAATGGGGCAAGGACGGACTGGACGGCCAGCTGTACATCCTGCAAGCACGGCCAGAAACCGTGAAGTCGGTCATGCTGCGGGGCGGCGCAGAAAAGTACGTGCTGAAACAGCGCGGCAATGTGCTGATCGAAGGGCGTGCCATCGGTCAGAAGATCGGATCAGGCAAGGTGCGCATCGTCGCCCATGCCGCCGAAATGGATAAGGTGCGTGCCGGAGACATTCTAGTCACTGACATGACCGACCCAGACTGGGAGCCGGTGATGAAAAAGGCTGCCGCCATCGTCACCAATCGCGGTGGGCGCACCTGTCACGCCGCCATCATCGCTCGCGAACTAGGCATTCCCGCCATCGTCGGTTGCGGCCATGCCACCGACATGCTAAAGGATGGCGAATCCGTCACCGTCTCCTGCGTCGAGGGCGATACCGGCTATGTTTACGACGGCGAGCTGCCGTTCGAAATCGTCGCCCAGAGCAACGCCGAGTTGCCCACTATCCCAGTCAAGCTGATGCTCAATGTCGGCAATCCAACGCTGGCGTTCGAGTTCGCGCAACTGCCATCGGCGGGCGTAGGTCTGGCTCGACTGGAATTCATCATCAACAATCTGATCGGCATCCACCCCAAGGCCGTGCTGAATTTCAACGCGCTGTCCTCCGAATTACAGAGCGCCGTGACGGAACGCGCCGCCGGCTATTCCAGCCCAGAAGAGTTCTACGTGGAAAAGATCACCGAAGGCGTGGCTACGCTGGCGGCAGCGTTCTGGCCCAAGCCAGTGATCGTGCGCTTATCCGATTTCAAGTCCAACGAATACCGCAAACTGCTGGGCGGTGAAGGCTACGAGCCGGTCGAAGAGAACCCGATGATCGGCTTCCGGGGCGCGGGGCGCTATGTCGCCGCCGACTTCGCCGACTGTTTCGAGCTAGAGTGCCGCGCCATGAAGCGGGTACGCGAAAAGCTGGGCTATACCAACGTGGAAGTGATGATCCCGTTCGTGCGCACCGTCGGCGAAGCGCGCGAAGTCGTCGCCACGCTGGAACACCACGGCCTGAAGCGCGGCGAGCACGGCCTGCGCCTCATCATGATGTGCGAGATTCCGTCCAATGCGCTGTTAGCAGAAGACTTCTTGCAATACTTCGACGGCTTCTCCATCGGATCCAATGACCTCACTCAACTGACACTGGGCTTGGACCGCGACTCCAGCTTGGTAGCCGATCGTTTCGACGAACGCGATCCGGCAGTCAAAGCCTTGTTGTTGATGGCGATCAGCACCTGCAACCGCCTCGGCAAATACGTCGGCATCTGCGGCCAGGGGCCGTCGGATCACTTCGACTTCGCACAATGGCTGATGGAGATCGGCATCCAAACCATGTCGCTCAATCCAGATACGCTGGTGGATACCTGGCGGCGACTGGCAGAACACGGAAAATCTCGATGA
- a CDS encoding rhodanese-like domain-containing protein yields MTITPQQLVAEAKAQIRETDVAGAAKLLNEGVLCLDVREPAEYEAGSLPGAINLPRGVVEFRIGEHPAFADKSRPVVVYCKTGGRSALAVLNLQRIGFTSLVSMSGGVEAWGQQGLPLVKDTTRYGG; encoded by the coding sequence ATGACGATTACCCCGCAACAACTGGTCGCCGAGGCCAAAGCGCAGATCCGCGAAACCGATGTGGCCGGTGCTGCAAAGCTATTGAACGAAGGCGTGCTCTGCTTGGATGTGCGCGAGCCTGCCGAATATGAAGCGGGAAGTTTGCCCGGCGCGATCAACTTGCCACGTGGCGTGGTCGAGTTCCGCATCGGCGAGCATCCGGCCTTTGCGGATAAGTCGCGTCCAGTGGTGGTCTATTGCAAGACCGGTGGACGCTCTGCGCTGGCGGTGCTCAATCTGCAACGCATCGGTTTTACCAGTCTGGTTTCCATGTCCGGCGGGGTCGAGGCGTGGGGGCAGCAAGGCCTGCCGCTGGTGAAAGACACGACCCGTTACGGCGGCTGA
- a CDS encoding MFS transporter, producing the protein MTTAAKHRISKEERKVIFASSLGTVFEWYDFYLYGSLAAVISKQFFSGVNETTAFIFALMAFAAGFAVRPFGALVFGRLGDLVGRKYTFLVTILIMGLSTFVVGLLPSYESIGIAAPVILVCLRLLQGLALGGEYGGAATYVAEHAPQNKRGAYTAWIQTTATLGLFLSLIVILVTRNITGPDFDTWGWRVPFLVSILLLGVSLWIRLSLSESPAFLKMKSEGTQSKAPIAESFGQWKNLKFVIIALFGLVVGQAVVWYTGQFYALFFLTKTLMVDAQTANLLIAASLIIATPFFVVFGSLSDKIGRKPIIMAGCLIAALTYFPIFKGLTHYANPALETAQQTSPIHVIADPATCTFQFDPIGKAKFLSSCDIAKGALVKAGISYENEIAPAGTVAMIKVGAKEVPSFEGAGLDKDTFKAKSKEFGDALKAATTEAGYPTKADPNHIDHAMVLILLVLLVVYVTMVYGPIAAMLVEFFPTRIRYTSMSLPYHIGNGWFGGFLPTVSFALVAWKGDIYFGLWYPICFALMTFVIGMIFVKETSHVDIHSSSVGLDQVR; encoded by the coding sequence ATGACCACAGCAGCGAAACATCGCATCAGCAAGGAAGAGCGTAAGGTTATCTTCGCTTCTTCGCTCGGTACCGTCTTTGAATGGTACGACTTTTACCTATACGGCTCGCTCGCAGCTGTCATCAGTAAACAATTCTTCTCTGGCGTGAACGAAACTACCGCCTTCATCTTTGCCCTGATGGCATTCGCGGCAGGCTTCGCCGTGCGTCCGTTCGGTGCGCTGGTGTTCGGTCGCTTGGGCGATCTGGTCGGTCGTAAGTACACCTTCCTCGTCACCATCCTCATCATGGGCTTGTCCACCTTCGTGGTCGGCCTGTTGCCTAGCTACGAAAGCATCGGTATCGCAGCTCCGGTCATCCTAGTCTGCTTGCGCCTGTTGCAAGGCTTGGCACTGGGCGGCGAATACGGCGGCGCAGCGACTTACGTGGCAGAACACGCTCCGCAGAACAAGCGCGGCGCATACACTGCATGGATCCAGACCACAGCCACACTCGGTCTGTTCCTGTCGCTGATCGTGATTCTGGTCACCCGCAACATCACCGGCCCGGACTTCGACACTTGGGGCTGGCGCGTGCCGTTCCTAGTTTCCATCCTGCTGCTGGGCGTGTCGCTGTGGATCCGTTTGTCGCTGAGCGAATCGCCTGCCTTCCTGAAGATGAAATCCGAAGGTACGCAATCCAAGGCTCCGATCGCTGAATCCTTCGGCCAATGGAAGAACCTGAAGTTCGTCATCATCGCCCTGTTCGGTCTGGTCGTCGGCCAAGCCGTGGTTTGGTACACCGGCCAGTTCTACGCCTTGTTCTTCTTGACCAAGACGCTGATGGTGGACGCACAAACGGCCAACCTGTTGATCGCCGCATCGCTGATCATCGCCACTCCGTTCTTCGTGGTATTCGGCTCGCTGTCCGACAAGATCGGCCGCAAGCCCATCATCATGGCCGGTTGCTTGATCGCTGCGCTGACCTACTTCCCGATCTTCAAGGGTCTGACCCACTACGCCAACCCAGCGCTGGAAACCGCTCAGCAGACTTCACCGATCCACGTGATCGCTGATCCCGCAACCTGCACCTTCCAGTTCGACCCGATCGGCAAGGCCAAATTCCTGAGCTCCTGCGACATCGCCAAGGGCGCGCTGGTCAAGGCCGGTATCTCTTACGAGAACGAGATCGCACCGGCTGGCACTGTGGCTATGATCAAGGTCGGCGCGAAGGAAGTGCCGAGCTTTGAAGGCGCTGGTCTGGACAAGGACACCTTCAAGGCCAAGAGCAAGGAATTCGGCGATGCACTGAAAGCTGCGACCACCGAAGCCGGCTATCCGACCAAGGCTGATCCGAACCACATCGACCACGCCATGGTGCTGATCCTGTTGGTATTGCTAGTTGTGTACGTGACCATGGTCTATGGCCCGATCGCCGCCATGCTGGTGGAATTCTTCCCTACCCGCATCCGCTACACCTCCATGTCGCTGCCGTATCACATCGGTAACGGCTGGTTCGGCGGCTTCCTGCCCACCGTCTCGTTCGCGCTGGTGGCTTGGAAAGGCGACATCTACTTCGGTCTTTGGTACCCGATCTGCTTCGCCCTGATGACCTTCGTCATCGGCATGATCTTCGTGAAAGAAACTTCGCACGTGGACATCCACTCCAGCTCCGTTGGACTGGATCAAGTGCGCTAA
- a CDS encoding UvrD-helicase domain-containing protein: MLNKLNPAQREAAKYLDGPLLVLAGAGSGKTGVITHKLAYLVRQCGYAPRNIAAITFTNKAAKEMRERVAKLLDTREAKELTISTFHSLGMHILREEAPLLGYKKAFSIFDSADCAKIISELLGSPDKQDIREAQSQISNWKAGFIDPAQATSLVETEADQRLALLYGRYQETLRAYQAVDFDDLIRLPVELFRTHSEALQRWQSRFLYLLIDEYQDTNDCQYQMTRLLAGHRAQFTAVGDDDQAIYAWRGASVENLHNLRNDYPRLKVIKLEQNYRSSQRILHSANAVIANNTKLFEKKLWSEHGLGDQVRVYAARDDENEAESVVLQLSAHKFEHKTKFSDYAILYRSNHLSREFEEQLRSQNIPYTVSGGTSFFERAEIKDIVAYLRLIANPDDDPAFIRAITTPKRGVGNATLEKLASHAGKRQISLFDAVFEAGLTEQLTARQHEDLLTFCNFIARMQSRAENEDCAPVMNDLLTAIDYEGWLFDSLEPRQAEVRWSNVSDFVAWINRKGEADGKSLIAMTQTIALMNLLESREQETDAVSLSTLHAAKGLEFGHVFLVGVEEGILPHRNSESPAQIEEERRLMYVGITRAQRSLQISHCARRRRGKEWEKCEPSRFIAELPQGDIQFAGLMPEGAAPAVTKEAGKAKLANLKALLAKG; encoded by the coding sequence ATGTTAAACAAACTCAATCCGGCGCAGCGCGAAGCCGCCAAGTATCTCGATGGCCCTTTGTTGGTGCTGGCGGGGGCGGGCAGCGGCAAGACGGGCGTGATCACCCATAAGCTGGCGTATCTGGTGCGACAGTGCGGCTATGCGCCGCGCAACATCGCCGCCATCACTTTTACCAACAAGGCGGCTAAGGAGATGCGCGAGCGCGTCGCTAAGTTGCTGGATACGCGCGAGGCCAAGGAGCTGACCATCAGCACATTCCACTCGTTGGGGATGCACATTCTGCGCGAGGAAGCGCCGTTGCTTGGGTACAAGAAGGCGTTCTCCATCTTCGACTCGGCGGATTGCGCCAAGATCATTTCCGAGTTGCTGGGCTCGCCGGACAAGCAGGACATCCGCGAGGCGCAGTCGCAGATCTCCAACTGGAAGGCGGGCTTTATCGACCCCGCGCAGGCGACCAGCTTGGTCGAGACCGAGGCCGATCAGCGGCTGGCGCTGCTGTACGGCCGCTATCAAGAGACGCTGCGCGCTTATCAGGCAGTGGATTTTGACGACCTGATCCGCTTGCCGGTGGAGCTGTTTCGCACTCACTCCGAAGCGCTGCAACGCTGGCAGAGCCGCTTTCTGTATCTGCTGATCGACGAGTATCAGGACACCAACGATTGTCAGTATCAGATGACGCGCTTGCTGGCGGGGCATCGCGCGCAGTTCACGGCGGTGGGCGACGACGATCAGGCCATTTACGCTTGGCGTGGTGCCAGCGTGGAGAACCTGCACAACCTGCGCAACGACTATCCGCGCCTCAAAGTCATCAAGCTGGAGCAGAACTACCGCTCGTCGCAGCGCATTTTGCACAGCGCCAACGCGGTAATCGCCAACAACACCAAGCTGTTTGAGAAGAAGCTGTGGAGCGAGCACGGGCTGGGCGATCAGGTGCGGGTGTACGCGGCGCGCGATGACGAGAACGAGGCGGAGTCGGTGGTGTTGCAACTGTCGGCGCATAAGTTCGAGCACAAGACCAAGTTCTCCGATTACGCGATCCTGTACCGCAGCAATCACTTGTCACGCGAGTTCGAGGAGCAGTTGCGCTCGCAGAATATCCCCTACACGGTGAGCGGCGGCACGTCGTTCTTCGAGCGCGCCGAGATTAAGGACATCGTCGCCTACCTGCGCCTGATCGCCAACCCCGACGACGATCCCGCCTTCATCCGCGCAATCACCACGCCCAAACGCGGTGTCGGCAATGCCACGCTGGAAAAGCTCGCCAGCCATGCCGGCAAGCGTCAGATCAGCTTGTTCGACGCGGTGTTCGAGGCGGGGCTGACTGAGCAACTCACCGCTCGTCAGCATGAGGATCTGCTGACGTTCTGCAACTTCATCGCCCGCATGCAATCACGCGCCGAAAATGAAGACTGCGCGCCGGTGATGAACGATCTGCTGACCGCCATCGATTACGAAGGTTGGTTGTTCGATAGCTTAGAGCCGCGACAGGCCGAGGTGCGCTGGAGCAACGTCAGCGATTTCGTCGCTTGGATCAACCGCAAGGGCGAGGCCGACGGCAAGAGCTTGATCGCCATGACTCAGACCATCGCGCTGATGAATCTGCTGGAATCGCGTGAGCAAGAGACCGATGCCGTGTCGCTCTCGACCTTGCACGCCGCCAAGGGATTGGAGTTCGGTCACGTATTCTTGGTCGGCGTGGAAGAGGGCATCCTGCCGCATCGCAACAGCGAATCCCCCGCGCAGATCGAGGAAGAGCGCCGTTTGATGTATGTCGGCATCACCCGCGCCCAGCGCTCCTTGCAGATCAGCCACTGTGCTCGCCGCCGTCGCGGCAAAGAATGGGAAAAGTGCGAACCCAGCCGCTTCATCGCCGAACTGCCGCAAGGCGACATCCAGTTCGCTGGGTTGATGCCGGAAGGCGCGGCACCCGCCGTCACCAAGGAAGCAGGCAAAGCCAAACTCGCCAATCTCAAGGCGCTGCTGGCGAAGGGTTGA
- a CDS encoding DUF4212 domain-containing protein: MPQSNTRHWHTSRTLTAWLLAAWFVSTFLVSGFARELQDITVLGFPLPFYMGAQGALLVYVLLVGYYAWRMGKLDAECAAGSEDD, translated from the coding sequence ATGCCGCAATCCAACACACGCCACTGGCACACGAGTCGCACGCTGACAGCTTGGCTGTTGGCCGCATGGTTCGTCTCCACGTTTCTGGTGAGCGGGTTCGCGCGCGAGTTGCAAGACATCACCGTACTGGGCTTTCCGCTGCCGTTCTACATGGGCGCGCAAGGGGCGTTGCTGGTCTATGTGTTGCTGGTCGGCTACTACGCTTGGCGCATGGGCAAGCTGGATGCCGAGTGCGCTGCTGGGAGTGAGGACGATTGA